TCCGCGCACCTGTCCCGCGTTGTAATCGCCAGTGCTAAGCACCGCGCCGAAAGTGCGAATGTCGTAATAGCGTTTGCATAGCTCGTCACGGATGTCGCGGTTCTCGCGCTTCTTGCTCTTCTCCACGCCCAGCTGCTCGGCGGCGTCGCGTATCTTGGCGTTGAGCGCCACGCCGCTGTCGCGCACGAAGATACCGTAGCCCTGCTCGTCGTGGTCAAGGTTGTTATAGTTTGCGCTGTACAGCAGGTCGACATAGTTGCGGATTTTGCGCTTGAGGCAGACATCAGTGATGATGCCCTGCATTGTTTCGGGGTCGACGCGCGGCAGGTTGCCCGCATCAGGATCGCNNNNNNNNNNCAGCACAAAGTCGTGCCGTCGGTTCGGATCGCAGTAGATGGCGTTTGTATCAAGCGTTCTCATCGGGGTTCACCTCCTCGGTTGTGTTGGGTTTGGATTTGA
Above is a genomic segment from Dehalococcoidia bacterium containing:
- a CDS encoding type I CRISPR-associated protein Cas7 produces the protein DPDAGNLPRVDPETMQGIITDVCLKRKIRNYVDLLYSANYNNLDHDEQGYGIFVRDSGVALNAKIRDAAEQLGVEKSKKRENRDIRDELCKRYYDIRTFGAVLSTGDYNAGQVRG